The Xanthomonas indica genome has a segment encoding these proteins:
- the recF gene encoding DNA replication/repair protein RecF translates to MHVSRLDFHHLRRFATLELAPAPGLNLIIGDNGAGKTTVLEAMHLMAYGRSFRGRVRDGLVRQGQEALDVFVEWQEQAGDAGTPRRRRAGLRHSGQDWRGRLDGQDVAHLGTLCAALAVVTFEPGSHLLVSGGGEPRRRFVDWGLFHVEPDFLSLWRRYARALKQRNALLKSGGSGAALDAWDHELAEAGEPLTSRRQDYLDRLLQRLLALAPDLAPALGISHLQFAPGWRRQEVSLADALLLNRERDRQLGYTSAGPHRADWSLSFAEIPGRDALSRGQAKLTALACLLAQAEDYAEQRGEWPVIALDDLASELDRHHQGRVLERLRAGPAQVFVTATETPQALADAGLPIARFHVEHGQILAVS, encoded by the coding sequence ATGCACGTCTCTCGTCTCGACTTCCACCATCTGCGCCGCTTCGCGACGCTCGAGTTGGCCCCCGCGCCCGGGCTGAACCTGATCATCGGCGACAATGGCGCCGGCAAGACCACGGTGCTCGAGGCGATGCACCTGATGGCCTATGGCCGCAGCTTTCGCGGCCGCGTGCGCGATGGGTTGGTCCGCCAGGGTCAGGAGGCGTTGGATGTCTTCGTCGAATGGCAGGAACAGGCGGGCGACGCAGGCACGCCGCGTCGGCGCCGCGCCGGACTGCGCCACAGCGGCCAGGACTGGCGTGGCCGTCTCGACGGCCAGGACGTCGCCCATCTCGGCACGCTGTGCGCAGCGCTCGCGGTGGTCACCTTCGAGCCGGGCAGCCATCTGCTGGTCAGCGGCGGTGGCGAGCCCCGCCGCCGCTTCGTCGATTGGGGCTTGTTCCACGTGGAACCTGATTTCCTGTCGCTGTGGCGGCGCTATGCGCGGGCACTCAAGCAGCGCAACGCCCTGCTCAAGAGCGGCGGCAGCGGCGCGGCACTCGACGCCTGGGATCACGAACTGGCCGAGGCAGGCGAGCCGCTGACCTCGCGCCGCCAGGACTACCTGGATCGCCTGCTGCAGCGCCTGCTCGCCCTCGCCCCTGATCTGGCGCCGGCGTTGGGCATTTCGCATCTGCAGTTCGCGCCCGGCTGGCGCCGCCAGGAGGTGTCCCTGGCCGATGCGCTGCTGCTCAACCGCGAACGCGATCGGCAACTGGGCTATACCTCGGCAGGTCCCCACCGCGCCGACTGGAGCCTCAGCTTCGCCGAGATCCCCGGCCGCGACGCGCTTTCCCGCGGCCAGGCCAAGCTCACCGCCCTGGCCTGCCTGCTGGCGCAGGCGGAGGACTACGCCGAACAACGCGGCGAATGGCCGGTGATCGCCCTGGACGACCTGGCCTCGGAACTGGACCGCCACCACCAGGGCCGGGTCCTGGAGCGGCTGCGTGCCGGCCCGGCGCAGGTCTTCGTCACCGCCACCGAAACGCCGCAGGCGCTGGCCGACGCCGGCCTGCCGATTGCGCGGTTCCACGTGGAACATGGCCAGATCCTGGCCGTTTCCTAG
- the dnaN gene encoding DNA polymerase III subunit beta, with translation MRFTLQREAFLKPLAQVVNVVERRQTLPVLANFLVQVQGGQLSLTGTDLEVEMVSRIAVDDAQDGETTIPARKLFEIVRALPDGSKVTVSQSGDKITVQAGRSRFTLATLPANDFPSVDEVEATERVVVPEAALKELIERTAFAMAQQDVRYYLNGLLFDLRDQTLRCVATDGHRLALCETELENAGGAKRQIIVPRKGVTELQRLLEGGEREVELEVGRAHVRVKRDDVTFTSKLIDGRFPDYEAVIPIGADREVKLDRETLRAALQRAAILSNEKYRGVRVEVSPGQLKISAHNPEQEEAQEEVEADTKVSDLAIGFNVNYLLDALSALREEFVVIQLRDANSSALVREASSARSRHVVMPLRL, from the coding sequence ATGCGTTTCACACTGCAGCGCGAAGCCTTCCTCAAGCCATTGGCGCAAGTCGTCAATGTGGTCGAACGCCGCCAGACCTTGCCGGTTCTGGCCAACTTCCTGGTGCAGGTGCAGGGCGGCCAGCTGTCGCTCACCGGTACCGATCTGGAAGTGGAAATGGTCTCGCGCATTGCGGTCGACGATGCCCAGGATGGCGAAACCACCATCCCGGCGCGCAAGCTGTTCGAGATCGTGCGTGCCCTGCCCGACGGCAGCAAGGTCACCGTGTCCCAGTCCGGCGACAAGATCACCGTGCAGGCCGGGCGCAGCCGCTTCACCCTGGCCACGCTGCCTGCCAACGACTTCCCGTCGGTCGACGAAGTCGAAGCCACCGAGCGCGTGGTGGTGCCGGAAGCGGCGTTGAAGGAACTGATCGAGCGCACCGCGTTCGCGATGGCCCAGCAGGACGTGCGCTATTACCTCAACGGCCTGCTGTTCGACCTGCGCGACCAGACCCTGCGCTGCGTGGCCACCGATGGCCATCGCTTGGCGCTGTGCGAGACCGAGCTGGAGAACGCTGGCGGCGCCAAGCGCCAGATCATCGTGCCGCGCAAGGGCGTGACCGAGCTGCAGCGCCTGCTGGAAGGCGGCGAGCGCGAAGTCGAACTGGAAGTCGGTCGCGCGCACGTGCGGGTCAAGCGCGACGATGTCACCTTCACCTCCAAGCTGATCGACGGTCGCTTCCCCGACTATGAAGCCGTGATCCCGATCGGTGCCGACCGCGAGGTCAAGCTGGATCGCGAAACCCTGCGCGCGGCGCTGCAGCGTGCGGCGATCCTGTCCAACGAGAAGTACCGCGGCGTGCGCGTGGAAGTCTCCCCGGGCCAGCTGAAGATCAGCGCGCACAACCCCGAGCAGGAAGAAGCGCAGGAAGAAGTGGAAGCGGACACCAAGGTCAGCGACCTGGCGATCGGCTTCAACGTGAACTACCTGCTCGATGCGTTGTCCGCGCTGCGCGAGGAGTTCGTGGTGATCCAGCTGCGCGACGCCAACTCGTCGGCGCTGGTGCGCGAAGCCAGCAGCGCCCGCTCGCGCCATGTGGTGATGCCGCTGCGTCTCTAA